GTCACCGGCACCTTCCGCACCGCGTCCGCCGAGCGCCGGGACGGCGTACGGTTCGTCTGGTCCGGCGACCTGGCCGGGCAGGGCTGGGGCATCAACCCGGACCTGGGCGGCTACCGGATCTACCGGGCGATGGCCGACCTGGACCCGGACTTCTTCCTCTGCAGCGGCGACAACATCTACGCCGACGGCCCGATCACCTCGACCGTGGCCCTGCCCGACGGCCGGACCTGGCGGAACGTCACCACCGAGGAGAAGGCGAAGGTCGCCGAGACGCTGGCGGAGTTCCGCGGCAACTTCCGCTACAACCTCCTGGACGAGAACCTGCGCGCCTTCAACGCCCAGGTCCCCTCGATCATCCAGTGGGACGACCACGAGGTCACCAACAACTGGTATCCGGGCGAGATCCTCGGCGACACCCGGTACACGGAGAAGAACGTCGACGTGCTCGCCGCCCGCGCCCGTCAGGCGTTCTCGGAGTACTTCCCGATCTCGACGCTGCGCCGCCCGGGCGGCCGCGTCTACCGCGTGCAGCACCACGGGCCGCTGCTGGACGTCTTCGTCCTGGACATGCGCACCTACCGCAACGCCAACTCCCCCGACGACCAGCCCACCGACCCGCAGGGCATCCTGGGCCGCGAGCAGCTGGAGTGGCTCAAGCGCGGGTTGTCCCGCTCCCGGGCGGTGTGGAAGGTGATCGCCTCCGACATGCCGCTGGGCCTGGTCGTGCCGGACGGCACGAACATCGAGGCGGTCGCCCAGGGCGACCCCGGCAAGCCGCTCGGGCGTGAGCTGCAGATCGCCGAGCTGCTGCGGTTCATCAAGCACCGGCGGATCACGGGCACGGTGTGGCTGACGGCCGACGTGCACCACACCTCGGCGCAGCACTACCAGCCGTCGCGGGCCGCCTTCACCGACTTCGAGCCGTTCTGGGAGTTCGTGTCCGGCCCGCTCAACGCCGGTGCCTTCCCGGCGAACACGCTCGACGGCACCTTCGGCCCGGAGCGTGTCTTCGTGAAGGCCCCGACCACCGCCAACGTCTCGCCCGCGGGCGGCTACCAGTTCTTCGGCGAGGTCGACATCGACGGCGGCAGCGGCGAGCTGACGGTGCGTCTGCGCGAGCAGGACGGGACCGTGCTGTTCACCCAGGTGCTCCAGCCGGGCCGGGTCGGCCAGTAGGTACGGAGCACAACGTTTGAAGGGGCGATAAAGAGGGCATGGTGCCCTTTTTACCCGCCAGTCACAAGGCGTTCGTGATCACGCAACACCGTTCCGTCACAGTGGGTGCATGACGCGAGAAGTGACGGAAGTGACGCACCTCGAGGACGGCGGCCGGGCGGGCCGTCGGCAGCGGCTCTCGGCGGTGTTCCGGGCCTGGCGAACACGACGCCACGAACACGCGCCGCCGACGGTCGATACCGGGTCCCCGGCACCGGAACCGGTGCCGGGGGCGAACACGCTGTGGCGGATGCGGACCACGGTGAAGGACGAGCCGGGGTCGCTGGCGGCGCTGTGCACGGCCCTCGCCGTGCAGCAGGTCGACATCCTCAGCCTCCAGACGCATCCGCTGGCCGAGGGCACGGTGGACGAGTTCCTGCTGCGGGCACCCGGCGAGCTGTCGGCGTCCGCGCTCACCACGGCCGTCCGGTCGGCCGGCGGCTCCGACACCTGGATCGAGCGGGCCGACGCGCACGACCTGGTGGACGCGCCGACCCGGGTCCTCGGACTCGCCGCCCGCACGGCCCTGGACGCGGCGGAACTCCCGCTGGCGCTGCGCCAGTTGCTGGGCCGCTGCACCATCCGTTCGCAGCCGGCGCCGGCCGACGGCGACCGTGTGCCGGGGAGCCTTCCGGTGGAGGGCGCCCTCGACGACACGGTGATGCGGCTGCGCGCCCCCGAGGGCGGGGTGATCACCGTGGAGCGGCCCTATCTGCCGTTCACCCCGACCGAGTTCGCCCGGGCCCGGGCCCTGGTCGAGTTGGACGCCCGGCTCGGGCCGCGCGTCCCGCGCGGCCGGGACGTGCTGACCCTCGCGGAGGGCAGCGACATCACCGTGCGGCGGGCCGACACGCGTGATCTCCAGGCGGCGCGGGCGATGCACGAGCGGTGCTCGGCGCGGACGCTGAAGCTGCGCTACCACGGGCCGGTCGGCGATGCCGACCGGTATCTCAACCACCTGCTGAGCCCGCGGTTCGGGCGCACCCTCGCCGTGCAGACCGCCTCCGGGCGGCTCGTCGGGCTCGGCCACCTCCTGTGGGACGGGGACGAGACGGAAGTCGCGCTGCTGGTGGAGGACGCCTGGCAACGGCGTGGTGTGGGCGCGCAGTTGCTGGCCCGGCTCGTGGCCATGGCCGTCGAGGCGGGGTGCGCGAGCGTGTACGCCGTGACGCAGGCGTCCAACACGGGGATGGTCGCGGCGATGCGGGGGCTCGGGCTGCCGCTCGACTACCAGGTCGAGGAGGGGACGCTGGTCATCACGGCGCGGCTGGGTGAACCGGTTGCGACGCCTGCCGGTGAGTTGGGGAACGCCTCAGCTCCGTAGGAGGTCACGACGGTTGGCGGGTGCGGGCGCGATGGGGTTCTTCGCGTACTTCCCCGCGCCCCTCAGTAAGCGCCTGGTCCAGATCCGACCACAGGTCCTCCACGTCCTCCAGGCCCACGGACATGCGCAGCAACCGGTCGCTCACCCCCGCCCCCCTGCGGTCCTCCGCGTCCACGATGCGGTGGCTGATGGACGCCGGGTGCTGGATCAGGGTGTCGACGCTGCCGAGGCTCACCGCTGGGGTGATCAGGCGTACCCCGCCGATGACCTCGTGCGGGTCGCCGTGGACCTCGAAGGCGACCATGGCGCCGCCGATCCGGGGGTAGTGGACGCGGGCCACGCGCGGGTCGGCGGCGAGGCGGCGGGCGAGTTCGGCCGCCGTGGCGGAGGCGGCCCGGACCCGGACGGGGAGGGTGGACAGGCCCCGCAGCAGCAGGTAGCCGGCCAGCGGGTGCAGGACGCCGCCCGTCGCGAAGCGCACCTGCCGCAGCCGTCCCGCGAACTCCTCGTCGCAGGCGACCACGCCCGCCAGCACGTCCCCGTGCCCGCCGAGGTACTTGGTGGCGCTGTGCAGCACCAGCCGCGCCCCCTGCTCGGCGGGGCGCTGCAGGACCGGCGTGGCGAAGGTGTTGTCCACGAGCAGCGGCACCGAGCCGCAGGCGTGCGCCACGGCCCGCAGGTCGACCTCGGCGAGGGTGGGGTTGGCCGGGGACTCGACCATGACCAGGCCGGTGTCCGGGCGCAGCGCGTCGGCGACTCCGGCGGGGTCGGTCCAGGTGACCTCCGAGCCCAGCAGCCCGGCGGTCAGCAGATGGTCGCTGCAGCCGTAGAGGGGGCGTACGGCGACGACATGGCGCAGGCCCATCGCGCCGCGGACGAGGAGGACGGCGCTCAGCGCGGCCATGCCGCTGGCGAAGGCGACCGCCGCCTCGGTGCCCTCCAGGCGGGCCAGCGCGGTCTCGAAGCGGGCCACGGTCGGATTGCCCAGGCGCCCGTACACGGGCGGGCCGTCCGGCTCGGCGCCGGTGGCGGCGAACGCGTCGATCCGGGCCGCCTCGCCGCGGCTGTCGTACGAGGGGTACGTGGTGGACAGGTCGATCGGCGGGGCGTGCAGCCCCTGCCGGGCCAGGTCGTCCCGGCCGGCGTGCACGGCCTCGGTGGCGAGTGCTCGCGGTGCGGTGCGTACGTCGTCGTAGGCGCCCGTGCTCGTTGTGTCCATGACGGAAGGGTGAACACCGGCCGGGTCGCCGGGGCCGAATCCCGTGCTACGTTCGGCCGATGGCCGAATCTGTCGTACTTGACCCGGTTGATCTTCATCTGCTGCGGCTGTTGCAGAACGACGCCCGGGCGACCTACCGGGATCTCGCCGCGCAGGTCGGGGTGGCGCCGTCGACCTGTCTGGACCGGGTGGCCCGGCTGCGCCGCTCGGGGGTGATTCTCGGGCACCGGCTGGAGCTGGATCCGGCCAAGCTGGGGCGCGGTCTGGAGGCGCTGCTGTCGGTGCAGGTCAGGCCGCACCGGCGGGAGCTGGTCGGGCCGTTCGTGGAGCGGATCCGGGCACTGCCGGAGTCGCGGACGGTCTTCCATCTGACCGGTCCTGACGACTATCTGGTCCATGTCGCGGTCGCCGACATGGCCGACCTCCAGCGGCTCGTGCTGGACGAGTTCACCTCCCGGCGGGAGGTCGCCCGGGTGGAGACGCGGCTGATCTTCCAGCAGTGGGAGTGCGGGCCGCTGCTGCCGCCTTCGCCCTCGGCTCAATCCGCGTGACGCGCGCGGCCCGTCGTACGAGGATGGCCGCATGTCTGAGATCAAGAGCCCGCTGCCCCGAGAGGTCGCCGACGCCTTCGTCGACGAGCTCGTCGCCCTCGACCCGATCACCGGCACGTACCTCGGCGTGAAGGAGAGTTCCAGCAGGCTGCCCGACACCTCGCCCGCGGGCCAGGAGGCGCTCGCGGAGCTGGCGCGCCGGACGCTGGCCCGGCTGGACGAGGCCGAGCGGCAGCCCGGCGCGGACAGTGACATCGAACGCCGCTGCGGCCGGCTGCTGCGCGAGCGGCTCACCGCCGAACTCGCCGTGCACGAGGCCGACGAGAGCCTGCGCTCCGTCAGCAACCTGAGCTCCATCGCGCACGCGGTCCGGCAGGTGTTCACGGTGACGCCGGCGCAGTCGGAGGAGGACTGGGCGGCGATCGCCGAGCGGCTGCGCGGGGTCCCGGCCGCGCTGGAGGGCTACCGGGAGTCCCTGGCGCTCGGCCTGGAGCGGAAGCTGTACGCCGGGCCCCGTGCGACGGCCACGTTCGTGGAGCAGCTCGGCGAGTGGGCCGACGCGGACGGCCAGGGCCACGGCTGGTTCGAGCAGTACGCGGCGGCCGGTCCCGAGTCGCTGCGGACGGAGCTGGACGCGGCGGCCCGCGCGGCCACCGGGGCCGTGGTGGCGCTGCGGGACTGGATGCGGGACGTGTATGCGCCGGCGATCGAGGGCGCGCCGGACGTGGTGGGCCGGGAGCGGTACGCGCGCTGGGTGCGGTACTTCAACGGCACGGACCTCGACCTGGACGAGGCGTACGCCTACGGCTGGTCCGAGTACCACCGCCTCCTCGGCGAGATGAAGGCCGAGGCGGAGAAGATCCTGCCGGGCGCGGCCACGCCGTGGGTGGCGCTGGCGCACCTCGACGAGCACGGCACGCACATCGAGGGCGTCGACGAGGTGCGCGACTGGCTGCAGGGCCTGATGGACGAGGCGATGGACGCGCTCGACGGCACCCACTTCGACCTGGCCGAGCGGGTGCGCCGGGTGGAGTCGCGCATCGCGCCTCCGGGCAGCGCAGCGGCCCCGTACTACACGCCGCCGTCGGACGACTTCTCCCGCCCGGGCTGCACCTGGCTGCCGACCATGGGCAAGGACCGCTTCCCGGTCTACGACCTGGTGTCGACCTGGTACCACGAGGGCGTGCCCGGCCACCACCTGCAGCTGGCCCAGTGGAAGCACGTGGCCGAGGACCTCTCCCGGTACCAGGCGAGCGTCGGCATGGTGAGCGCCAACGCCGAGGGCTGGGCGCTGTACGCGGAGCGGCTGATGGACGAACTGGGCTTCCTGACGGACCCCGAGCGCCGGCTCGGCTACCTGGACGCCCAGATGATGCGGGCCGTGCGGGTGATCATCGACATCGGCATGCACCTGGAGCTGACGATCCCGGACGACTCTCCCTTCCACCCCGGCGAGCGCTGGACGCCCGCGCTGGCGCAGGAGTTCTTCGACGCGCACAGCAGCCGGCCGTCGGACTTCGTGGAGAGCGAGCTGACCCGCTACCTGTCGATGCCGGGCCAGGCCATCGGGTACAAGCTCGGCGAGCGGGCCTGGCTGCTGGGCCGCGAGAAGGCCCGCGCCCGGCACGGGGACGCCTTCGACCCGAAGGCCTGGCACATGGCGGCGCTGTCGCAGGGC
This genomic stretch from Streptomyces sp. Go-475 harbors:
- a CDS encoding alkaline phosphatase D family protein is translated as MSHRPFPGRRSVLRGSLAASAALSLPTALGAAPAFARSGRPQAQWGVQAGDVTCDSGLVWVRSDRPARMIVETSATESFRNPRRWHGPLLGPGTDFTGTTPLRGLPPGEQIHYRVLLADPDDPRRTGEPVTGTFRTASAERRDGVRFVWSGDLAGQGWGINPDLGGYRIYRAMADLDPDFFLCSGDNIYADGPITSTVALPDGRTWRNVTTEEKAKVAETLAEFRGNFRYNLLDENLRAFNAQVPSIIQWDDHEVTNNWYPGEILGDTRYTEKNVDVLAARARQAFSEYFPISTLRRPGGRVYRVQHHGPLLDVFVLDMRTYRNANSPDDQPTDPQGILGREQLEWLKRGLSRSRAVWKVIASDMPLGLVVPDGTNIEAVAQGDPGKPLGRELQIAELLRFIKHRRITGTVWLTADVHHTSAQHYQPSRAAFTDFEPFWEFVSGPLNAGAFPANTLDGTFGPERVFVKAPTTANVSPAGGYQFFGEVDIDGGSGELTVRLREQDGTVLFTQVLQPGRVGQ
- a CDS encoding Lrp/AsnC family transcriptional regulator, which gives rise to MAESVVLDPVDLHLLRLLQNDARATYRDLAAQVGVAPSTCLDRVARLRRSGVILGHRLELDPAKLGRGLEALLSVQVRPHRRELVGPFVERIRALPESRTVFHLTGPDDYLVHVAVADMADLQRLVLDEFTSRREVARVETRLIFQQWECGPLLPPSPSAQSA
- a CDS encoding DUF885 domain-containing protein; the encoded protein is MSEIKSPLPREVADAFVDELVALDPITGTYLGVKESSSRLPDTSPAGQEALAELARRTLARLDEAERQPGADSDIERRCGRLLRERLTAELAVHEADESLRSVSNLSSIAHAVRQVFTVTPAQSEEDWAAIAERLRGVPAALEGYRESLALGLERKLYAGPRATATFVEQLGEWADADGQGHGWFEQYAAAGPESLRTELDAAARAATGAVVALRDWMRDVYAPAIEGAPDVVGRERYARWVRYFNGTDLDLDEAYAYGWSEYHRLLGEMKAEAEKILPGAATPWVALAHLDEHGTHIEGVDEVRDWLQGLMDEAMDALDGTHFDLAERVRRVESRIAPPGSAAAPYYTPPSDDFSRPGCTWLPTMGKDRFPVYDLVSTWYHEGVPGHHLQLAQWKHVAEDLSRYQASVGMVSANAEGWALYAERLMDELGFLTDPERRLGYLDAQMMRAVRVIIDIGMHLELTIPDDSPFHPGERWTPALAQEFFDAHSSRPSDFVESELTRYLSMPGQAIGYKLGERAWLLGREKARARHGDAFDPKAWHMAALSQGSLGLDDLVDELSAL
- a CDS encoding GNAT family N-acetyltransferase, translating into MTREVTEVTHLEDGGRAGRRQRLSAVFRAWRTRRHEHAPPTVDTGSPAPEPVPGANTLWRMRTTVKDEPGSLAALCTALAVQQVDILSLQTHPLAEGTVDEFLLRAPGELSASALTTAVRSAGGSDTWIERADAHDLVDAPTRVLGLAARTALDAAELPLALRQLLGRCTIRSQPAPADGDRVPGSLPVEGALDDTVMRLRAPEGGVITVERPYLPFTPTEFARARALVELDARLGPRVPRGRDVLTLAEGSDITVRRADTRDLQAARAMHERCSARTLKLRYHGPVGDADRYLNHLLSPRFGRTLAVQTASGRLVGLGHLLWDGDETEVALLVEDAWQRRGVGAQLLARLVAMAVEAGCASVYAVTQASNTGMVAAMRGLGLPLDYQVEEGTLVITARLGEPVATPAGELGNASAP
- a CDS encoding PLP-dependent transferase, with protein sequence MDTTSTGAYDDVRTAPRALATEAVHAGRDDLARQGLHAPPIDLSTTYPSYDSRGEAARIDAFAATGAEPDGPPVYGRLGNPTVARFETALARLEGTEAAVAFASGMAALSAVLLVRGAMGLRHVVAVRPLYGCSDHLLTAGLLGSEVTWTDPAGVADALRPDTGLVMVESPANPTLAEVDLRAVAHACGSVPLLVDNTFATPVLQRPAEQGARLVLHSATKYLGGHGDVLAGVVACDEEFAGRLRQVRFATGGVLHPLAGYLLLRGLSTLPVRVRAASATAAELARRLAADPRVARVHYPRIGGAMVAFEVHGDPHEVIGGVRLITPAVSLGSVDTLIQHPASISHRIVDAEDRRGAGVSDRLLRMSVGLEDVEDLWSDLDQALTEGRGEVREEPHRARTRQPS